GGCTCAAAAGCACACCTAGTGTTTGTAATATTCCTCTCTAATGGATAGTACCGCCGGCCTTCATATGCAGTTCTTTTAAACTTTAATCTCGTTGAATTTCACAAACTTGGAATGTACATTAGTTTTTAAGCAGGGGAATGCATCTTCTTGCTTTCTGAGCCAAAAAGGTATACTTGAGGAGGTTGTTGACTGAaagttttgagaaagtaaaaAGAGGGTTTACTTTCAGTTCTGTAGCAGTGAAGGTTTGGATTTGGTTAAAAGGGTCTTGTCAATGGTTGTTCTATTATTGCATGGTGGAATGCTGCATTTTGGTTGTATTTCTGATAGTGTTTGAGAAGGTGTGAGATAACTAGtgattttgaagtttgaacatgTTTTTGGgcttctcattctctctttatCATATTAGAACATATGACTTTTGAGAGTTATTGAGTGAGTTCTGCTGAGAAAGCCAGTTTTTTTGGGACTATGAGTCGAGAACAGAAGCGAGGGAAGCAGGAAAAAGGTTCCGATGGTGCTGAGAAGGTTATTGTTGCTGTGAAGGCATCAAAGGAAATTCCAAAGACTGCTCTTGTTTGGTCTCTGACTCATGTTGTTCAACCTGGGGATTGCATTACACTGCTAGTGGTTGTACCCCCACAAAGTTCAGGTAATCCTTCTTTTGCATCCATTTTAACACCCTCGTTATTAAATTAGTACTTAATCAGTTGGATCCTATCAAATGTGGCATTCCATTTATCATGGTGATTCTTCTGTTTTGTAATAGTAGATTGCAGGATGACATGTAATAACACTGTGTTCATTGTTTACTTTCCTTCTTGGTTCGGGAAGAGTATGTTTTTGTGTCGTAGCTATCACTTACTCTTGACTTCATTTCAGCTTGAAGTCTAGATTTGTATGAAGAATCTGGACTTTGTTATTGCTTTTGATTGAGAATTTGAACCCTTTCTCTCCCTTTGTTAAGTTTACCTTACTATTATTCTGCACAAATGTAGGCAAAAAGTTATGGGGTTTTCCAAGGTTTGCTGGCGACTGTGCCAGTCTTCACAAGAAGTCGACCACGGGAACAAGTTCAGAACAGAAGAATGATATCACTGATTCTTGCTCTCAAATGATCCTTCAGCTCCATGATGTCTATGATCCAAATAAGGTTAGTAGCCTTGATCTATGAAAGGTTCATAGTGAATGTTATGTTTGTATCTGTATACTAATCATTGTTCAACAGATAAATGTCAAGATTAAAATTGTTTCTGGATCACCCTGTGGAGCAGTGGCTGCAGAAGCCAAGAAAGCCCAAGCCAATTGGGTTGTGTTAGACAAGTAATACTccatcttattttttttttccgtagAAAGGCATGCTATTGTAATATGAAACCGAATTGGTGGATTTTCAAATTCTGGTTGACTGTTTTATTGATCTGAGATGATAATTTGGTTTCTTTTGTTGGTATTTTGGTGTTGGTTTCTTTACAGACATCTCAAACATGAGGAAAAACAATGCATGGAAGAGCTTCAGTGCAACATTGTGGTTATGAAACGTTCCCAACCTAAGGTACTCCGCTTGAATTTGGTGGGTTCAAAGAAGAAGGATCTTGAAGAAGCATGTCCACTACCTTCTGAGCAAAGTGGGTTGCATGGAATACACTCCAAGAAGAAGAATGGTACCCTAAATTCCATAAAAGGACCAGTTGTCACTCCAACTAGCAGCCCTGAGCTAGGAACTCCGCTAACTGCGACTGAAGCTGGCACTTCATCAGTTTCAAGCTCTGATCCAGGAGCTTCACCATTTTTTATCTCTGAGATGAATGCTGAGTCAAAGAAAGAGGAAACTATCAAAGAAAATCTAGAACTTGATGATAGTAATTCAGACACAGACAGCGAAGATTTGTCCACATCTTCAGCTAGCTTGAGATTCCAGCCATGGATTACAGAGTTACTTTTACATCAACATCAAAAATCATCTCAACGTGCTGCAGAAGAAAGATCGGAGAGATCTTGTAATAGGATTCAACTGTCTACAGCTAAAGCTTTGCGGGAGAAATTCTCAAAGCTGGATGGAGAAGCTGAGATTGAAGCCTCAATCTATAAGACTGGCTTAAATTTCGGTGGAGATGTAAGAGAAGCAGTAGCATTATCTAGGAATGCCCCACCAGGTCCACCTCCGTTATGCTCAATATGTCAACACAAGGCTCCTGTTTTTGGAAAACCTCCAAGATGGTTCAGCTATGCTGAGTTGGAGCTTGCTACTGGTGGATTTTCAAAAGCCAATTTCTTGGCAGAAGGAGGATTTGGATCTGTTCACAGAGGGGTTCTACCAGATGGACAAGTCATTGCTGTCAAGCAACATAAATTGGCTAGTTCTCAGGGTGATCCTGAATTTTGCTCAGAGGTAGAAGTCCTGAGTTGCGCTCAGCACCGAAATGTTGTTATGTTGATTGGGTTCTGTATAGAGAACAGGAGAAGGCTACTGGTTTATGAGTACATATGTAATGGATCATTGGATTCTCATTTATATGGTAATTTCTTTTGCTTCCTTCCAAATCATTTCTTGCACTTAAAAGTTATTAGTGTTATTGAATATCTGGTAAAACGATtggatatatttaattttaaaaaaaaacttagagaTCTTTACCCTTAAACTTTTGGGTAGCACTTGGTTACATAGGTAATATGAAGTCTTGTGCTTATGTTTAAGTTACTTTATCTTATGTCTTCATGCCCACTAAACTATGGGATGGAGGCCTTGAAGGTCACAGTTATGCAGAGTACGTAAATGTCATGATATTTTCATGTTAATTTACAATGACTACAATGTAAAATAGGATGCATGTTACTGATACGGTCTTGATTGTAATTTGTAAACTCATATTACTTGAAAATCTTTCAGGGAGACAACGGGAACCATTAGAATGGTCTGCGCGTCAAAAAGTTGCTGCTGGAGCTGCTCGAGGGTTGCGATATCTTCATGAAGAGTGCAGAGTTGGTTGTATAATCCACCGTGACATGCGGCCTAATAACATTCTTATCACTCATGATTTTGAACCACTGGTAGCGTTTTGTTTGGCCTGTTTTCTGATATGCTGTCTTATAGCTTATTAATGAAATACTTCATTATTTCATCTATCTACtttttactaatgttttctGTTCATCAACTAATTTTTCTGATTTCTGCAAGGTTGGTGATTTTGGACTGGCAAGGTGGCAGCCTGATGGAGACACAGGAGTGGAAACTAGAGTGATTGGAACATTTGGGTATGTGGTCTATTAGTAGTCCTTAATTAGTTTCATTTTTTAACTAGCCTGTCCGATGACAATAATGCAATAGCATATTTGGATCAACTTTTCTTTcctcaattaattttgaaacccGGAGTCTACTTACAAAAACTTCGCCCTAGAATTGAATcttgcttcagaatcaattgtagaaggatttccaaacatgtactAAGCCATGTTATGTTGCTTCTTTGCAGATATTTGGCTCCTGAATATGCTCAAAGTGGCCAAATAACTGAAAAGGCTGATGTTTATTCGTTTGGTGTTGTATTACTGGAGCTTGTAACAGGTCGAAAAGCTATTGATCTGAATAGACCCAAGGGTCAGCAGTGTCTTACTGAGTGGGTGAGTTAAATGGTATTAATATCTAAATTCATTGTGATTTTTTATGGTCTGATATTCACATCATTTCAAGAACTTAAATGCCACAAATGAGAGACATGACCTCCAATAGATAAATGGAGGATCATAAGTTTCTTTCAACATTCTCACACCTTGCATTGAGTAATTGTGTGAGCATTTTGGATATTAAACAGGCACGTCCATTGATAGATGAATATGCTATTGAGAAATTCATTGATCCAAGATTGGGAAGTCACTACTCTGAAGATGAGGTTTCTTGCATGCTTCATGCTGCATCATTATGCATAAGGCGAGATCCTTATTCTAGACCACGCATGTCACAGGTAAGgaaattttatgatttttttttgtgaagttTTTTACTTGAGTTACCAATACAAATTTCCTAGGTCGTGATTGAAACAACTATAGGCTATAATCCTACAGAGGTGAATAGGTTGTATCTTTTTCAAAAGGATTAGAACATGTGTACCTCAAGGGTCCAATGCCTTGCTAAAATTTGATTTCTAAAATTGGTTCACTTTCCTGTTAACGAAATCAGTGCGGAACTCTTTATGGTTTCATCCCATATTTTTAAAACCGGACCGTCCATCTAACAGGTGAAGGCACGTCTTGACGGTTTTTTGTTCAACCGTGGTTTTGATTGATTTTCAATGCTTTCACCCAACTGGTAATGGGATAAGGCTGTTTTTTTCCCTTCAAATAAGACCATCCGGTCTAATTTTTATATGGTTTCATGTGATAGAATATATAGTAATGGCTTCTAATATATTTTGCCTATATGCTTTTTGACACATTGCTGTTGCACCATTTTTGGTTTCTCCATCTGACCTTGATGAAGCCTTTTCTGCTTGTTTGAGTAAAGGTTCTGCGAATACTGGAGGGTGACACTCTCATGGACACGAATTGCATTTCAACTCCTGGTTATGATGTCGGAAACCGGAGCATTTAATTTCAGCCAGAAAGGCAGAGAAGGGGTAGCACCATCACAGTGGTCCCTGTTTCAGTGGGTAGCTCTCTCTGAAGCACATGCAGCTATTGTGAGAGGGACATGACTTAGGGGGCATCATGTGAAGATGACAGACATTTAAAGCGGTCCATGATAAAAGTTGCATTCTTATTACATTAAGTAAGTTTTTAGCTTCTGATTTTGTAATAGTTTTCTCTGTTTCTCTGCTATGCAATCTGATTTTGCATCTGTATAGAAGAGGGAAAGTAGAAAGTAATAGGTAACTAATGTATAAAAGCTTTTGCAATTCTTTTGGGAATTTATGTAAACTTGTGCCTAAATGGCCTTTTGATTAGACTCAAGATCTGTCTATGCTCATCAAATGGATCAATATAACTCTATGTAAGGTGGTGTGGGGGTCTCTCTCCAATGCATTTGTATTGATATGCATACTTTGAGTTTGAGAAGCAAACAAACTTAGAGGGGGGACTCACCATCTAACTGGCACAAGAACAAGGGCAATGATAACGTGAAAGGGAAATGATTTATCTCCTAGAGAAATTATTAAATGGAAAGTTTTTGCACCCATTTTGGAAGTGTAAGAAACATTTAACTCTTTCTCTATTGACTTCTATAGCATTACTCAATGTGAAAATTGTGAAGCATTGATGAGGTGTAAATGTAGATGTCTTTTCTAAATTTCAATGTCAACTTTTTTATGCATGTAAGTAAAACAAAAGATCTTGGTAGGCTTAACTAATTTAGAGTTGTATGTggttattaaaatttaaaagtggttgtttgaaTTCATATGTTAAAATATTGTGAGGGCCCGCCCTTACTATTTTATTCTATCTATATCTTCTTTTGTaccaaagaaaagaaagaaagaaaaaacattgaaatttgtgttttatttttgataatttttttctcttatttttcatgttttacACCCAAAATGTAACTATTTCGTGGTACATATCAATTTATATTTGTTACATAGAACTGATAGAAGTACATATCAACCGACCTTTttatatatagatttttttaGTGTATTTTTGTTAATGGTCATATCATAGAAAAACCGGCCCAATAGCTCCATACAAAGGTTAGAACAAACAAAGATAAAGAAGATTTTGGTACTCCCCAATTAAAATTGTGGTTTAGAAAAATCACCAGATTTGGCACCGCATTCTAAATTAGGGGTTTATAAAATTTTGTATTCCGCAATTAAACTTACAGTTCGAAAAAAGATGGTGTTCTGCAATTAAGATTGTGATAAGCAAAAAGACAAACACGAGACATAATGATGCATATCGTAAATATGACAATGTAGTatgatttttacttttatttatgTATGAGTAAACAGCCATTTTGGTCCTTGATTATGTTCACTTATGATGGACTAGTCCTCATACTTTGAAAATGGTCTTTTTTCGTCCCTGAATTTGTTGTCatcggtcaagttagtccttgaTTGAGTTTTCCGTTGGTCCCTTAAACGGAAAAGTCCAAATGTCACCATTTTTGCCACATGGCTTGACACGTGGTCAATGACTCAGATTGTAACCTTAGTCAATTTAGTCcccttagaaaataaaaataaaaactctgaAATTTGAATTAATAAATTCACAACATCTTCATCACCTTCATTCACAACATCTTCATCATAACCATTCAGTAAAGAAAttctaaaaaaatcaataacaaACCAAGAACGCATGACCAAGAACGGTACAACAATATGAAAACCAATAAAAATGGGAAAAATCAAGCAAAGGCTAGTGTGCATAACAATCAGATTATTGAtagaaattaatgaaattagaaGCTAACAATCACAGTGGAAGAAGAACAGTGTGCCAACGTAAAATTTGATGAAAATTAAAAGCTAAGAATGTGAATCTATGAGGAATGAAACACATACAACAGATGATAGAAGATTAATTTTTCCAAAAACAAATCATTTTTAACAAATTCAAACCCAGCCCCATTCAGATCGAAGCACCCAGATCCAGCCACCCCCAACCCTATCAAACCCAACAACCCAGTGATAGAAGAACAGAAAAAGGTGGAAAAGTAGAAGGGGAAAGAGACCAGTGTGGTGGGCGTGTATGAGAACTGTGGTGGTGAAAGGTAGTGAGAGGAATCACCGTTGTCGCCGAGGGGAGAAAAGGGCTAACTTGGTGCCGTTTTTGTCGACGACGTCCAAGGAGGAGTACATCGCCGCCGTCGCTGGAAGAGTACAACGACGTCATTGCTGAAAGGAGTAAACCCGTTTGGAACTGTGGCCATCGCTGAGAATAGAGCGACCTTGGCTCCGTTTGGAACCGCAGAGGAGAGGACACTGCTGGTGCCGTCATCGACATCAAAGGGAAGAAGAATCACGCGTGGGCAGAACGCGCCGCCGGATGCTCAACCTCTTCAATGAACCCACCGTCGCAATCGGGGCAAGCCACCGTGTCCTGTCTCCACACCCTCATAAACTGACTGTACCTGTAGCACCAATACGAAGATGTCCCAGAAGACATCATCTAGATCACAAAAGATCGAAACTTTACCCAGACCCAGAATTCAAATTATCCAAAATTTACACCCAGATTCTCTTACAATGACTACATGTATGCACAATTGCAGACTttttattttgtgaagaaaattATAATGTAAAGAAATAAGGTGGCTATGCGTCTCCTCAATTTCAATCTCAAACTCTCGTCACTGGATCCATGGATGGGGGTGGCCATGTATTATGGAGTTGGGATTTAGGTTAGGGGTGGGTTTTTTATTTCTGGGTTAGGTTGGGTTTGGCTTTTTAAATTTCCGGGTTTGGGTTTTTTAAGATTTAGAATTatagaagatgaagaataagAAGATGGAGGATGAACATTTGGggattttgtgtttgttttttggaaatgatgaaaaaaaggtgagattgaggatgaagatgaagatgaggttgaagatgatgaattgatgattaagTGACTTTCTGTAATTTGAATtaataaattcaatttttttatttttattttctagggGACTAAATTGACATAATAAGATGTGAGTCATTGATGATGTGTCAAGCCAATGTGGCAAAAATGGTGATATTTGGACTTTTCCGTCTGAGGGACCAACGGAAAACTTAAtcaaggactaatttgaccgACGACGACAAATTCAGGGATGAAAAAAGACTATTTCCAAAATATGAGGACTGGTTCATCATAAGTGAACACAATCAAGGACCAAAATGGCCGTTTACTCATTATACCGTGCATTACTAATGCAGAATATACATGAATTGATCATCCAATCTTTCCTAAAAAGTTGTTTT
This portion of the Lotus japonicus ecotype B-129 chromosome 3, LjGifu_v1.2 genome encodes:
- the LOC130748034 gene encoding inactive protein kinase SELMODRAFT_444075-like, which codes for MSREQKRGKQEKGSDGAEKVIVAVKASKEIPKTALVWSLTHVVQPGDCITLLVVVPPQSSGKKLWGFPRFAGDCASLHKKSTTGTSSEQKNDITDSCSQMILQLHDVYDPNKINVKIKIVSGSPCGAVAAEAKKAQANWVVLDKHLKHEEKQCMEELQCNIVVMKRSQPKVLRLNLVGSKKKDLEEACPLPSEQSGLHGIHSKKKNGTLNSIKGPVVTPTSSPELGTPLTATEAGTSSVSSSDPGASPFFISEMNAESKKEETIKENLELDDSNSDTDSEDLSTSSASLRFQPWITELLLHQHQKSSQRAAEERSERSCNRIQLSTAKALREKFSKLDGEAEIEASIYKTGLNFGGDVREAVALSRNAPPGPPPLCSICQHKAPVFGKPPRWFSYAELELATGGFSKANFLAEGGFGSVHRGVLPDGQVIAVKQHKLASSQGDPEFCSEVEVLSCAQHRNVVMLIGFCIENRRRLLVYEYICNGSLDSHLYGRQREPLEWSARQKVAAGAARGLRYLHEECRVGCIIHRDMRPNNILITHDFEPLVGDFGLARWQPDGDTGVETRVIGTFGYLAPEYAQSGQITEKADVYSFGVVLLELVTGRKAIDLNRPKGQQCLTEWARPLIDEYAIEKFIDPRLGSHYSEDEVSCMLHAASLCIRRDPYSRPRMSQVLRILEGDTLMDTNCISTPGYDVGNRSI